A section of the Streptomyces sp. SCL15-4 genome encodes:
- a CDS encoding glycine hydroxymethyltransferase, which translates to MPENAAPLSTESTAFRAALDVIRAVEPRVADAIGQEVADQRGMLKLIASENYASPATLLAMGNWFSDKYAEGTIGRRFYAGCRNVDTVEALAAEHARELFGARHAYVQPHSGIDANLVAFWAVLADRVEVPFLEKAGARQINDLTDADWAELRQAFGNQRMLGMSLDAGGHLTHGFRPNISGKMFDQRSYGTDPATGLIDYDALRAQAREFKPLIIVAGYSAYPRLVNFRIMREIADEVGATLMVDMAHFAGLVAGKVLTGDFDPVPHAQIVTTTTHKSLRGPRGGMVLCDDSLKDQVDRGCPMVLGGPLPHVMAAKAVALAEARQPAFQDYAQRIVDNSRALAEGLTRRGATLVTGGTDNHLNLIDVATSYGLTGRQAEAALLDSGIVTNRNAIPADPNGAWYTSGIRVGTPALTTRGLGTAEMDEVAALIDRVLTTTEPGTTKSGAPSKASHVLDEKVSQEIARRATDLVAGFPLYPQVDLG; encoded by the coding sequence ATGCCCGAGAACGCCGCCCCCCTCTCCACCGAGTCCACCGCCTTCCGCGCCGCCCTCGACGTGATCCGCGCCGTGGAGCCGCGCGTCGCCGACGCCATCGGCCAGGAGGTCGCCGACCAGCGCGGGATGCTCAAGCTGATCGCCTCGGAGAACTACGCCTCCCCGGCGACCCTGCTCGCGATGGGCAACTGGTTCAGCGACAAGTACGCCGAAGGCACCATCGGCCGCCGCTTCTACGCCGGCTGCCGCAACGTCGACACCGTCGAGGCCCTCGCCGCCGAGCACGCCCGCGAACTCTTCGGCGCCCGCCACGCCTACGTCCAGCCGCACTCCGGCATCGACGCCAACCTCGTCGCCTTCTGGGCCGTCCTCGCCGACCGCGTCGAGGTGCCCTTCCTGGAGAAGGCCGGCGCCCGCCAGATCAACGACCTCACCGACGCCGACTGGGCCGAGCTGCGCCAGGCCTTCGGCAACCAGCGCATGCTCGGCATGTCCCTGGACGCCGGCGGCCACCTCACCCACGGCTTCCGCCCGAACATCTCCGGCAAGATGTTCGACCAGCGCTCCTACGGCACCGACCCCGCCACCGGCCTGATCGACTACGACGCGCTGCGCGCCCAGGCCCGCGAGTTCAAGCCGCTGATCATCGTCGCGGGCTACTCCGCGTACCCCCGTCTGGTGAACTTCCGGATCATGCGCGAGATCGCCGACGAGGTCGGCGCCACCCTCATGGTCGACATGGCCCACTTCGCCGGCCTGGTCGCCGGCAAGGTCCTCACCGGCGACTTCGACCCGGTCCCGCACGCCCAGATCGTCACCACCACCACCCACAAGTCCCTGCGCGGCCCGCGCGGCGGCATGGTGCTGTGCGACGACTCCCTCAAGGACCAGGTGGACCGCGGCTGCCCGATGGTCCTCGGCGGCCCGCTCCCGCACGTCATGGCCGCCAAGGCCGTCGCCCTCGCCGAGGCCCGGCAGCCCGCCTTCCAGGACTACGCCCAGCGCATCGTCGACAACTCCCGCGCGCTCGCCGAGGGCCTGACGCGCCGGGGCGCCACCCTCGTCACCGGCGGCACGGACAACCACCTCAACCTGATCGACGTCGCCACCTCCTACGGCCTCACCGGCCGCCAGGCCGAGGCGGCCCTGCTCGACTCGGGCATCGTCACCAACCGCAACGCCATCCCGGCCGACCCGAACGGCGCCTGGTACACCTCCGGCATCCGCGTCGGCACCCCCGCGCTGACCACCCGCGGCCTCGGCACGGCCGAGATGGACGAGGTGGCGGCCCTGATCGACCGCGTCCTGACCACCACCGAGCCGGGCACCACCAAGTCCGGCGCCCCGTCCAAGGCGAGCCACGTCCTGGACGAGAAGGTCTCCCAGGAGATCGCCCGGCGCGCCACGGACCTGGTGGCGGGCTTCCCGCTGTACCCGCAGGTCGACCTCGGCTGA
- the rocD gene encoding ornithine--oxo-acid transaminase gives MTAAEEDLIALADARCAPTYHPLPVVLATGEGAWVTDVAGRRYLDLLAGYSALNFGHGHPRLVEAARRQLERLTLTSRAFHHDRLAAFCARLAELCGMEMVLPVNTGAEAVESAVKVARKWGYRVKGVPAEMAKIVVAGGNFHGRTTTIISFSTDSEARADFGPYTPGFEIVPYGDLTAMRAALTENTVAVLLEPVQGEAGVIVPPAGYLAGVRELTRERNVLFVADEVQSGLGRTGRTFACEHEGVVPDAYVLGKALGGGIVPVSAVVSSAAVLGVFRPGEHGSTFGGNPLACAVALEVIAMLRTGEYQEWAARLGERLHRMLAGLPATGRVTAVRGRGLWAGVDVSPAVGTGREIAERLLARGVLVKETHGSTIRLAPPLVIGEEDLEWAVEQLRAVLSGG, from the coding sequence GTGACCGCTGCCGAAGAAGACCTCATCGCCCTCGCCGATGCGCGCTGCGCGCCCACCTACCATCCGCTGCCGGTGGTGCTCGCCACGGGTGAGGGGGCGTGGGTGACGGACGTGGCGGGGCGGCGGTACCTGGACCTGCTGGCCGGTTACTCGGCGCTCAACTTCGGGCACGGCCATCCGCGGCTGGTCGAGGCGGCCCGGCGGCAGCTGGAGCGGCTGACGCTGACCTCCCGCGCCTTCCACCACGACCGGCTCGCGGCGTTCTGCGCCCGGCTGGCCGAGCTGTGCGGGATGGAGATGGTGCTGCCGGTGAACACGGGCGCGGAGGCGGTGGAGAGCGCGGTCAAGGTGGCCCGGAAGTGGGGGTACCGGGTGAAGGGGGTGCCCGCGGAGATGGCGAAGATCGTCGTGGCGGGCGGCAACTTCCACGGCCGTACGACGACCATCATCAGCTTCTCCACGGACTCCGAGGCGCGGGCGGACTTCGGGCCGTACACCCCGGGGTTCGAGATCGTGCCGTACGGGGATCTGACCGCGATGCGGGCGGCGCTGACGGAGAACACGGTGGCGGTGCTGCTGGAGCCGGTGCAGGGCGAGGCGGGGGTGATCGTGCCGCCGGCCGGTTATCTGGCGGGGGTGCGGGAGCTGACCCGGGAGCGGAACGTCCTCTTCGTCGCCGACGAGGTCCAGTCCGGGCTGGGCCGGACCGGGCGGACCTTCGCGTGCGAGCACGAGGGGGTCGTGCCGGACGCGTATGTGCTGGGCAAGGCGCTGGGCGGCGGGATCGTGCCGGTGTCGGCTGTGGTGTCGAGCGCGGCGGTGCTCGGGGTGTTCCGGCCGGGCGAGCACGGGTCGACGTTCGGCGGGAATCCGCTGGCCTGCGCGGTGGCACTGGAGGTGATCGCGATGCTGCGGACCGGTGAGTACCAGGAGTGGGCGGCCCGGCTGGGCGAGCGGCTGCACCGGATGCTGGCCGGGCTGCCGGCGACCGGCCGGGTGACGGCGGTGCGGGGGCGGGGGCTGTGGGCCGGGGTGGACGTCTCCCCCGCGGTGGGCACCGGGCGGGAGATCGCCGAGCGGCTGCTGGCCCGTGGGGTCCTGGTCAAGGAGACCCACGGGTCGACGATCCGTCTCGCGCCTCCGCTGGTGATCGGCGAGGAGGACCTGGAGTGGGCGGTGGAGCAGCTGCGGGCGGTGCTGTCCGGGGGCTGA
- a CDS encoding nuclear transport factor 2 family protein, with amino-acid sequence MPEDRPPCPPFTPETARQKVQAAEDAWNTRDPHRVALAYTEDSVWRNRDHFLAGREEIVAFLTGKWRRELDYALRKSLWSFHEDRIAVRFQYECRDTDGRWWRSYGNELWEFDEHGLMRRREASIDDVAIEESDRRIFGPRPAAEHGIDLPLR; translated from the coding sequence GTGCCCGAAGACCGCCCGCCCTGTCCGCCGTTCACCCCCGAGACCGCCCGGCAGAAGGTCCAGGCGGCCGAGGACGCCTGGAACACCCGCGACCCCCACCGGGTGGCCCTCGCCTACACCGAGGACTCCGTCTGGCGGAACCGGGACCACTTCCTCGCCGGCCGGGAGGAGATCGTCGCCTTCCTGACCGGGAAGTGGCGCCGCGAACTGGACTACGCGCTGCGCAAGAGCCTCTGGAGCTTCCACGAGGACCGCATCGCCGTCCGCTTCCAGTACGAGTGCCGCGACACCGACGGCCGGTGGTGGCGCTCCTACGGCAACGAACTGTGGGAGTTCGACGAGCACGGCCTGATGCGCCGCCGCGAGGCGAGCATCGACGACGTGGCCATCGAGGAATCCGACCGGCGCATTTTCGGACCCCGGCCCGCCGCCGAGCACGGCATCGACCTCCCTCTGCGCTGA
- a CDS encoding TetR/AcrR family transcriptional regulator, whose translation MPAPATAERDRLDRETLLDTAETLFYAHGVQAVGMDRVREAAGLPLKRIYRLFATKEDLVVAVLRRRDRRWRESLAAHVERVAEPRERVLAVFDWLAAWFAEPGFRGCAWINVHGELGTASEAVLREVRAHKRAFHGQLAAWVRATGLPLAEPVCLLAEGAMATAGIIRDPSPAGHARTAVETLLGGAAS comes from the coding sequence ATGCCCGCCCCCGCCACCGCGGAACGCGACCGCCTGGACCGCGAGACGCTGCTGGACACCGCCGAGACGCTCTTCTACGCGCACGGCGTCCAGGCGGTCGGCATGGACCGGGTCCGGGAGGCCGCCGGGCTGCCCCTGAAGCGGATCTACCGGCTCTTCGCGACGAAGGAGGACCTGGTGGTCGCCGTGCTCCGGCGGCGCGACAGGCGCTGGCGGGAGAGCCTGGCCGCGCACGTGGAGCGCGTCGCGGAACCGCGCGAACGGGTGCTGGCCGTCTTCGACTGGCTCGCCGCGTGGTTCGCCGAACCCGGCTTCCGCGGCTGCGCCTGGATCAACGTCCACGGAGAACTCGGCACCGCCTCCGAGGCGGTCCTGCGGGAGGTCCGCGCCCACAAACGTGCCTTCCACGGCCAACTGGCCGCCTGGGTCCGCGCCACCGGCCTCCCGCTCGCCGAGCCGGTCTGTCTCCTGGCCGAGGGAGCGATGGCCACAGCGGGCATCATCCGCGACCCGTCCCCGGCCGGCCACGCCCGTACGGCGGTGGAGACGCTGCTCGGGGGCGCGGCGTCCTAG
- a CDS encoding glutathionylspermidine synthase family protein yields the protein MERRTLTPRPGWQQTVESQGLVYPLTRHPDGSLRPYWDESACYVFSLQEIEALEETVEELHRMCLAAAAHIVAQDRLADLGITDDRVAAAVTESWHRRAELPSVYGRFDLRYDGTGPAKLLEYNADTPTSLVEAASPQWFWMEERFPGADQWNSLHERLVEAWRAQAALLPPGAPLHFAHSAADELGEDLMTVAYLKETAEQAGLATDWLAMEEIGWDTLSGRFVDNRLRFIRGIFKLYPWEWLTTDAFGGHVLDTLDNGGGTGSTLWIEPAWKMLLSNKALLAILWELYPGHPNLLPAYLDGPRDLSATTGYVAKPLLGREGAGITVHEPGTPPAPREDPCCYQRLAPLPTFDGNHVVLGTWIVAGEPAGLGIRESTGLITDEYARFLPHVIL from the coding sequence ATGGAACGCCGTACCCTGACCCCCCGCCCCGGCTGGCAGCAGACCGTCGAGTCCCAGGGTCTCGTCTACCCCCTCACCCGCCACCCCGATGGCTCCTTGCGCCCGTACTGGGACGAGAGCGCCTGCTACGTCTTCTCCCTCCAGGAGATCGAGGCGCTGGAGGAGACCGTCGAGGAACTGCACCGCATGTGCCTGGCGGCGGCGGCCCACATCGTGGCGCAGGACCGGCTCGCCGACCTCGGCATCACCGACGACCGGGTGGCCGCCGCGGTCACCGAGTCCTGGCACCGCCGGGCCGAACTGCCGTCCGTGTACGGCCGGTTCGACCTGCGCTACGACGGCACGGGGCCGGCGAAACTGCTGGAGTACAACGCCGACACGCCCACCTCGCTGGTGGAGGCGGCCTCCCCGCAGTGGTTCTGGATGGAGGAACGTTTTCCCGGCGCGGACCAGTGGAACTCCCTGCACGAACGCCTGGTGGAGGCCTGGCGCGCCCAGGCCGCGCTGCTGCCGCCCGGCGCTCCTTTGCACTTCGCGCACTCCGCCGCCGACGAACTCGGGGAGGACCTGATGACGGTCGCCTATCTGAAGGAGACGGCGGAGCAGGCCGGCCTCGCCACGGACTGGCTCGCGATGGAGGAGATCGGCTGGGACACCCTCTCCGGCCGCTTCGTCGACAACCGGCTCCGCTTCATCCGGGGCATCTTCAAGCTCTACCCCTGGGAGTGGCTCACCACCGACGCCTTCGGCGGCCACGTCCTGGACACGCTGGACAACGGCGGCGGCACCGGCAGCACCCTGTGGATCGAACCGGCCTGGAAGATGCTGCTGAGCAACAAGGCCCTGCTGGCGATCCTCTGGGAGCTGTATCCCGGCCACCCCAACCTCCTCCCCGCCTACCTCGACGGCCCCCGCGACCTGTCCGCCACCACCGGCTACGTCGCCAAGCCCCTGCTGGGCCGCGAGGGCGCGGGCATCACCGTCCACGAACCCGGCACCCCGCCGGCCCCCCGCGAGGACCCCTGCTGCTACCAGCGGCTGGCCCCCCTGCCCACCTTCGACGGCAACCACGTCGTCCTCGGCACCTGGATCGTCGCCGGCGAACCGGCGGGCCTCGGCATCCGCGAATCCACCGGCCTGATCACCGACGAGTACGCCCGCTTCCTGCCGCACGTGATCCTCTAG